A genomic segment from Verrucomicrobiota bacterium encodes:
- a CDS encoding TRASH domain-containing protein produces the protein MKRLESFIIAGILVCLAITSLHSAEKTKLKPEQINKKIGEYPLTICVITTNKLGSKDDPFVYRYQGREIHFCCKSCDDTFEKNPTKGLAMLDAAVIAQQKESYPFKECLISQEPLVKGELVKTIDNNNNLFLTCCKICAEDLRKDPETYQTMLQEAYKNNS, from the coding sequence ATGAAACGATTAGAATCATTTATCATAGCAGGTATCCTTGTTTGCCTGGCTATTACCTCTCTGCACTCTGCTGAAAAAACAAAACTCAAACCTGAGCAGATTAACAAAAAAATTGGAGAATATCCATTAACCATCTGTGTCATCACCACGAATAAGCTTGGCTCTAAAGATGATCCTTTTGTCTATCGATACCAAGGACGGGAAATTCATTTTTGCTGCAAGAGTTGCGATGACACATTTGAAAAAAATCCCACCAAAGGTCTAGCCATGCTGGATGCCGCAGTCATTGCCCAGCAAAAAGAATCCTACCCATTCAAGGAATGCCTTATTTCTCAAGAGCCCCTTGTAAAAGGTGAATTGGTCAAAACCATCGATAATAACAACAATTTATTTCTTACTTGCTGTAAAATATGTGCTGAAGACTTAAGGAAAGACCCTGAAACCTACCAAACAATGCTCCAAGAAGCTTATAAAAATAATTCATAA
- a CDS encoding RidA family protein, producing MFMATEKRVIATENAPQAIGPYSQAVCWDSLIFCSGQIPLDAKSGELVKGGVKEQTKQVLENLGQVLAAAGARWNQVLKTTIYLQSMSDFPVVNEVYGGFFSEPYPARATVEVGALPKGALVEIEAVAFKH from the coding sequence ATGTTCATGGCTACAGAAAAGAGAGTAATAGCAACGGAGAATGCACCTCAAGCGATCGGTCCTTATTCTCAGGCTGTTTGTTGGGATAGCCTGATTTTTTGCTCTGGGCAAATTCCTCTAGATGCTAAATCAGGCGAGCTGGTTAAGGGAGGTGTCAAAGAACAGACCAAACAGGTGCTTGAAAACTTAGGCCAAGTATTAGCTGCTGCGGGAGCAAGATGGAACCAAGTGCTCAAGACAACTATATATTTGCAATCTATGAGTGATTTCCCGGTTGTAAATGAGGTGTATGGCGGGTTTTTTAGTGAGCCTTATCCAGCAAGAGCTACCGTTGAAGTTGGGGCTTTACCCAAAGGAGCTTTGGTTGAGATTGAGGCAGTGGCCTTCAAACATTAA
- a CDS encoding TatD family hydrolase: MLIDTHCHLDFPDFNTPSDELKRVIENAHHAKVEKLITIATDLNSSRRCVEIAEQFPSVYATVGIHPCDANDSVLEDLQEIEQLLSHPKVLAIGECGLDHHKLKERNPETDIGSLKSKQIDIFQAQLELACSHQKNMIIHQRDSWEPVLKQIKRYTGKFRGVFHCFGGTLQQAQEVIDLGHLVSFTGIVTFKKAVDCQNTAAQVPANKYMLETDSPFLAPVPYRGKRCEPAYTALIAQKIADLRQITIEEVIQQTFQTAKSFFKPIGQPLTASHHR, from the coding sequence ATGCTCATTGATACACACTGTCATCTGGATTTCCCTGATTTCAATACCCCAAGTGATGAGCTTAAGCGCGTCATTGAAAACGCCCATCACGCTAAAGTTGAAAAACTCATTACCATCGCAACAGATCTCAACTCCAGCAGGCGCTGTGTGGAAATCGCAGAACAGTTCCCATCAGTCTATGCCACCGTAGGCATCCACCCCTGTGATGCAAATGATAGCGTATTGGAAGATCTCCAGGAAATCGAACAGTTGCTCAGTCACCCAAAGGTTTTAGCCATTGGAGAATGCGGCCTCGATCACCACAAATTAAAAGAACGTAATCCAGAAACTGATATCGGCAGCCTTAAGTCTAAACAGATCGACATCTTCCAAGCTCAACTAGAACTGGCTTGTAGTCACCAGAAAAATATGATCATCCACCAGCGCGACTCGTGGGAACCCGTTCTCAAACAAATCAAACGCTACACGGGTAAGTTCCGCGGTGTCTTTCACTGCTTTGGAGGAACCCTTCAACAGGCTCAAGAAGTCATAGATCTTGGTCACCTCGTCTCCTTCACTGGTATTGTCACGTTCAAGAAAGCAGTGGATTGCCAAAACACTGCTGCTCAAGTTCCAGCAAATAAATACATGCTTGAAACAGATAGCCCTTTCTTAGCCCCGGTGCCTTACAGAGGTAAACGTTGTGAACCCGCGTATACCGCTCTCATTGCTCAGAAAATTGCGGATTTACGTCAAATAACAATTGAAGAAGTAATCCAACAAACGTTTCAAACAGCTAAAAGTTTTTTTAAACCCATTGGTCAGCCTTTAACTGCGAGCCATCATCGATGA
- a CDS encoding GNAT family N-acetyltransferase has protein sequence MFGIKWVKYTWVLDHLPDDSPKMERKLELRIVGKEDRPRIWKTLESTHRMDHGWNTALEQRMADLKKVVDAGIDSKKVTFLSLEDGSHMLGLSAIYFEEESERQLLTGVCIQDEYRCRGAGTWLLYQSLHRLAEEGLKKASVITRKDTVADRFLYGKFKGQSEDVESYEIPKSLA, from the coding sequence ATGTTTGGCATTAAGTGGGTCAAGTATACTTGGGTTTTGGATCATCTGCCCGATGATTCGCCGAAGATGGAGCGGAAATTGGAACTTCGTATTGTCGGAAAAGAAGATCGCCCTCGTATTTGGAAAACGCTGGAGTCGACTCACCGCATGGATCATGGGTGGAATACCGCTTTAGAACAAAGAATGGCCGACCTGAAAAAGGTAGTTGATGCAGGTATTGACTCAAAAAAGGTTACTTTTCTCTCTCTGGAAGATGGTTCTCATATGCTAGGTCTGAGTGCTATCTATTTTGAAGAGGAGAGCGAGCGTCAACTATTGACTGGAGTGTGTATTCAAGATGAATATCGCTGCCGTGGGGCAGGAACCTGGTTGCTTTATCAGAGTCTACACCGCTTAGCTGAAGAGGGCCTGAAAAAGGCCTCAGTTATCACTAGGAAAGATACTGTGGCAGACCGCTTTCTCTACGGCAAATTTAAGGGACAATCAGAGGATGTGGAATCCTATGAAATACCTAAATCTCTCGCCTAG
- a CDS encoding response regulator: MSQVSQIRATIQEGRDSQDADWLSTVERAWHAIIKKCAPSLFIRLAIGVAVVALVLSFIKIELLRYLLEQYSPVEFIKSLQERTADGLGLWLLWVVSLGWTIVVLFFFGLLGWFFLEFEVLKPLKIMTRAANKRKHGDYADFLSARMVPLTEMGNLGRILNDCFDRLAENHAQIRQLAKVVNSTHNAVVLTNKNGRIEWVNAGFNRQFGYSMLETLGMKPELLLAGDKTSQEITKKISKSLSLGHGFDAEILHYDKDDQPHLMALEVRPLRDDKGSLEGGMLIETDISEFKDKLRELREAKEDASLAKRTKAEFLTTVDHEIRTPMNSILGIADMLMDTELDRAQKDLVLTSKKSGKLLMMMFEHIIEYTKLREGHIQLAHASVELASLLEDCVEASYEYVIEQEKPLDIAYSIGGPAPRVVVTDRNYLAQLICELLRISAFFLEKGELSLKVTASGLENGKQRLCFRVWWESAQVSPEGLVHIRRLFSKGGEDRALHGGELALGLEVARELGHLFEGKLYHHFSQQGISSISFELDVPVGSVGDWCFQVDRRFENKKVLAIEKSQTQLEFMDHFTQEWGMRLKSVTDIEKFEQLVNESESFDFVIIDGACSENDVKHLLNILKSKNIFSRPYILGSFCCNLVEQENAQVVFGQKPLTMRQFWNGLVEASLTEVSGSKRAREDLSLDKMKVLLVEDNRVNQCVMISMLGKLGLAPDVVDNGEMALSALEEKDYDVILMDIEMPEMDGFTATKRIREMHLKSAQSAIIAMTAYSMDSDRQRCLDAGMDDFLSKPFGVRELKTALFKAKGLLHRLELAN; encoded by the coding sequence ATGAGCCAAGTATCACAAATCAGAGCTACCATTCAGGAGGGTCGAGACTCTCAAGATGCCGATTGGTTAAGCACCGTCGAGAGGGCTTGGCATGCGATCATTAAAAAGTGTGCGCCTAGTCTATTTATTCGCTTGGCGATTGGGGTGGCCGTAGTTGCTCTTGTTCTGAGTTTTATAAAGATTGAACTACTACGCTATTTGCTCGAACAATATTCACCGGTAGAGTTTATCAAGTCATTACAGGAAAGGACAGCAGATGGCTTAGGCCTATGGCTCTTATGGGTGGTAAGTCTAGGCTGGACAATAGTCGTATTGTTTTTCTTTGGGTTACTCGGTTGGTTTTTTCTAGAGTTCGAAGTGCTCAAGCCTCTCAAAATCATGACGCGTGCTGCCAATAAACGTAAGCATGGAGATTATGCAGACTTTCTCTCAGCTAGAATGGTTCCGCTGACGGAAATGGGCAATTTGGGTAGAATTCTCAATGACTGTTTTGATCGACTAGCTGAAAATCATGCTCAAATACGTCAATTGGCTAAGGTGGTTAACAGCACGCACAACGCTGTGGTGTTAACCAATAAAAATGGAAGGATCGAATGGGTCAATGCCGGCTTCAATAGGCAGTTTGGTTATTCTATGCTGGAGACTTTGGGGATGAAACCAGAGTTGCTTTTAGCGGGCGATAAAACATCTCAAGAAATTACTAAGAAAATTTCTAAAAGTTTGTCATTGGGTCATGGGTTTGATGCTGAAATCCTACATTATGACAAAGATGACCAGCCTCATCTCATGGCACTTGAAGTTCGTCCACTCAGAGATGACAAGGGTTCATTAGAGGGAGGGATGCTCATCGAAACAGATATTTCGGAATTCAAGGATAAGCTACGAGAGCTTCGCGAGGCCAAGGAAGATGCTAGCCTAGCAAAGAGGACGAAAGCAGAGTTCTTAACGACGGTTGATCATGAGATTCGAACGCCCATGAACAGTATCTTAGGTATAGCGGATATGCTCATGGACACAGAGTTAGATCGCGCACAAAAAGATTTGGTTCTAACTTCTAAGAAGAGTGGAAAACTGTTGATGATGATGTTTGAGCATATCATTGAATACACGAAGTTGCGTGAGGGGCACATTCAATTGGCACACGCTTCTGTTGAGCTAGCTTCTCTGCTTGAAGATTGCGTGGAAGCATCCTATGAGTATGTGATCGAGCAGGAAAAGCCGCTCGATATAGCCTATAGTATTGGAGGGCCAGCACCTAGAGTTGTTGTTACGGACAGAAATTATTTGGCCCAATTAATCTGTGAGTTGTTGCGAATTTCTGCGTTCTTCTTAGAAAAAGGTGAGCTATCTCTGAAAGTCACTGCCAGTGGTTTAGAAAACGGTAAACAGCGGCTTTGCTTTAGAGTATGGTGGGAGAGTGCGCAAGTATCTCCAGAAGGTCTCGTTCATATTCGAAGATTGTTTTCAAAGGGTGGTGAAGACCGAGCTCTGCATGGAGGTGAACTCGCTTTGGGCTTAGAAGTTGCCAGAGAATTAGGCCATCTTTTTGAAGGAAAGCTTTACCATCATTTTAGTCAGCAAGGCATTTCTTCGATTAGCTTCGAGCTAGATGTTCCTGTTGGTTCGGTTGGAGATTGGTGTTTTCAGGTAGACAGGAGATTTGAGAATAAAAAAGTTTTAGCAATAGAAAAGAGTCAGACTCAATTAGAATTTATGGATCACTTCACTCAGGAGTGGGGTATGCGACTCAAATCAGTTACAGATATCGAAAAGTTTGAGCAGCTTGTGAACGAATCCGAATCATTTGATTTTGTCATTATAGATGGAGCATGCTCGGAAAATGATGTGAAGCATCTGTTGAACATCTTAAAATCCAAGAATATTTTTTCTCGCCCTTATATTCTGGGCTCTTTTTGTTGTAATTTGGTGGAACAGGAGAATGCCCAAGTAGTGTTTGGCCAAAAACCTCTGACCATGAGGCAATTTTGGAATGGCCTAGTAGAGGCTTCTTTGACCGAAGTATCAGGATCTAAAAGAGCACGTGAAGATCTAAGCCTAGATAAAATGAAAGTCTTATTAGTTGAAGATAATCGAGTTAATCAATGCGTGATGATTTCGATGCTCGGGAAACTAGGGCTTGCTCCAGACGTGGTCGACAATGGAGAAATGGCATTAAGTGCTCTAGAGGAAAAGGACTACGATGTTATTCTAATGGATATAGAAATGCCCGAGATGGACGGCTTTACAGCCACCAAGCGCATAAGAGAAATGCATTTGAAGAGTGCTCAGTCGGCTATTATTGCTATGACAGCGTATTCCATGGACTCCGATCGCCAAAGGTGTCTTGATGCAGGCATGGATGATTTTCTCTCAAAACCCTTTGGGGTTCGTGAACTGAAAACTGCTCTATTCAAAGCAAAAGGCTTATTACACCGTTTGGAGTTAGCTAATTAG
- a CDS encoding malate dehydrogenase, with the protein MSEKKPIRVAVTGAAGQIGYSLLFRIASGSMFGPDQPVALNLIEIPPAEEALQGVVMELDDCAFPLLKDMVPTVDLNEGFKDVSWALLVGSVPRKQGMERKDLLGINGKIFVGQGQAIEKNAASDVRTLVVGNPCNTNCWIAKESAKSIPADRWFAMTRLDENRAKAQLASKAGVHVSEVTNMAIWGNHSATQYPNFYDAKISGKPVTEVISDESWLKGEFISTVQQRGAAIIKARGASSAASAASAVVDTVKSLTTPTADGDWTSVAISSDGSYGAEEGLMVSYPITSDGSAWQVVKDLEVNDFSKEKIAATLKELGEEKAAVKDLLS; encoded by the coding sequence ATGTCCGAAAAGAAACCGATAAGAGTAGCAGTGACCGGTGCAGCAGGCCAGATAGGCTATTCGCTGCTTTTTAGAATCGCTTCTGGATCCATGTTTGGTCCAGATCAGCCAGTAGCTTTAAATCTGATTGAAATTCCTCCTGCTGAAGAAGCTTTACAAGGCGTTGTCATGGAATTGGACGACTGCGCTTTTCCATTACTCAAAGATATGGTTCCCACTGTAGATCTAAACGAAGGGTTCAAAGATGTCAGTTGGGCTCTATTGGTAGGTAGTGTTCCTCGTAAACAAGGCATGGAGCGCAAAGATTTGCTCGGTATCAATGGCAAAATTTTTGTCGGTCAAGGGCAGGCCATAGAAAAAAATGCAGCTTCAGACGTTCGCACGCTAGTCGTGGGAAATCCTTGTAATACAAATTGCTGGATCGCTAAGGAAAGCGCCAAATCGATTCCAGCTGACCGCTGGTTTGCGATGACTCGCTTGGACGAAAACCGAGCTAAGGCGCAGTTAGCTTCCAAGGCAGGTGTTCATGTTTCGGAAGTTACCAATATGGCGATTTGGGGTAATCACTCCGCTACGCAATACCCCAATTTCTACGATGCTAAGATTAGCGGCAAGCCTGTCACCGAAGTAATTTCTGATGAATCTTGGTTAAAAGGGGAGTTTATTTCTACGGTTCAGCAAAGAGGTGCGGCTATCATTAAGGCAAGAGGAGCTTCTTCTGCCGCGAGTGCCGCAAGTGCAGTGGTTGATACCGTAAAATCTCTTACTACGCCTACAGCTGATGGAGATTGGACCAGTGTGGCAATCTCATCGGATGGAAGCTACGGAGCAGAGGAAGGCCTAATGGTTTCCTATCCCATCACGTCAGATGGGTCTGCATGGCAAGTGGTCAAAGATCTAGAGGTGAATGACTTTAGCAAAGAGAAAATTGCGGCAACCCTTAAGGAGCTTGGTGAAGAGAAGGCCGCGGTTAAAGATCTTTTAAGTTGA
- the pyrE gene encoding orotate phosphoribosyltransferase, with protein MDANEVLAKFKETKALLEGHFILRSGLRSRQYFQCAGLLQHPVIAADICSALAERAKIYEIDTVVSPAMGGILVGHEVARNLNKRHIFAEKQDGKLVMRRFRVNPGERFLVAEDVVTTGSAVKETCEVVRSLGGVVVGIVVIVDRSGDVSPDFGAPYESLLRLNVETFHPDQLPEDLKSIPAVKPGSV; from the coding sequence ATGGATGCAAATGAGGTCCTAGCGAAGTTTAAAGAGACTAAAGCACTATTAGAGGGGCATTTTATTCTACGTTCGGGATTGCGTAGTCGTCAGTATTTCCAGTGTGCAGGTTTGTTACAGCATCCTGTGATCGCTGCTGATATATGCTCGGCCTTAGCGGAACGCGCAAAGATCTATGAGATAGATACGGTCGTTTCTCCTGCCATGGGAGGCATTCTTGTAGGACATGAGGTAGCTAGAAATCTGAACAAAAGACACATATTTGCGGAAAAGCAGGACGGCAAGTTGGTTATGCGGCGCTTTCGTGTGAATCCCGGGGAACGTTTCTTGGTTGCTGAAGATGTGGTAACGACCGGTAGCGCTGTGAAGGAAACCTGTGAGGTTGTTCGATCTCTGGGGGGTGTCGTCGTCGGTATTGTTGTGATTGTAGATAGAAGCGGTGACGTGTCGCCAGATTTTGGTGCTCCTTATGAGAGTTTGCTGCGATTGAATGTTGAGACATTTCATCCAGATCAGCTGCCAGAGGACTTAAAATCTATACCCGCAGTCAAGCCCGGTAGTGTTTAG
- a CDS encoding succinate dehydrogenase/fumarate reductase iron-sulfur subunit, which yields MNIKLKIWRQKNRDTEGQFETYEVKNIHSDMSFLEMLDVANEQLIHEGVEPINFDHDCREGICGACSLVINGEPHGPEKKVTTCQTYMRSFEEGETIVVEPFRSHAFPVLRDVMVDRSSFERVIRSGGFISVATGAAPDANAIPISKEIADESMDAAACIGCGACVASCKNSSAMLFVSAKAAHLNLMPQGKAEKSRRVLNMVDTMDSEGFGNCSNTYACEAACPKGISVNFINQLNRDYALAALTNKL from the coding sequence AGTTTGAAACCTATGAAGTTAAGAATATACACTCTGATATGTCTTTTTTGGAGATGCTAGATGTGGCCAATGAGCAACTTATTCATGAAGGTGTAGAGCCTATCAACTTCGACCATGATTGCCGTGAGGGTATTTGTGGAGCCTGTTCATTAGTGATTAACGGAGAGCCACATGGCCCTGAAAAAAAGGTCACGACCTGTCAGACTTACATGAGGAGTTTTGAAGAAGGTGAAACCATTGTGGTAGAGCCATTTCGCTCTCATGCCTTCCCCGTCTTAAGGGATGTGATGGTGGACCGCTCCTCCTTTGAGCGGGTCATTCGATCAGGAGGGTTTATTTCAGTGGCAACGGGTGCAGCTCCAGATGCAAATGCCATTCCTATTTCTAAAGAGATTGCAGATGAGTCCATGGATGCTGCAGCCTGTATTGGATGTGGTGCTTGCGTGGCCAGCTGCAAAAATTCTTCCGCTATGCTTTTTGTTTCAGCCAAGGCTGCACATCTTAATCTCATGCCACAGGGTAAAGCTGAGAAAAGTCGCCGTGTTCTTAACATGGTAGATACCATGGATTCCGAAGGCTTTGGTAACTGTTCGAACACTTATGCTTGTGAAGCAGCTTGCCCAAAAGGAATCAGTGTTAATTTCATCAATCAGTTGAATAGAGATTACGCGCTAGCTGCTTTGACCAATAAGTTATGA